TACTGTAGATCCAGCTACTGGTTGTAAAAGTGCTGTAGATTACCATGATATTACAGTAAATCCAAAACCAACATCTCCGCAAGTAGAAATTGTTGATGGCTGTATGAATGTTTTTACAAATTTTAGAGTTAATGATGAACAAATTGGCTTTTTAATGCATAGACAATATACATTAGCGGATGGTTCAGTATATACTTTTAATAATACTATAACGGATACTATTTTTAATTGGTCTTATAATTGGAATGTTCCAGGACAAGCATATTTAACAGTTACGATAGAAGATCCAAATACTGGTTGTATTAGCGACCCAACAATTCAAACTTTCAATATTATTACTATTCCAGATGCTCCAACAGCAAATGGTACTTCAGTTTGTAATGGTCAGTCAGCTTATTTAACAGCAACTGGCGAACCAAATGCTTCGTTTTCTTGGTATGCAGATGCTGCTTTAACTCAGCAATTACAAGTGGGGGCTAACTTTACTACACCAGCATTAACAACAAATACTTCTTATTGGGTTACACAAGCTGATAGTGGTTGTGCTAGTTCAGCTACTCAAGTAGATGTTACTGTAACAAACGATAACGCAGCTTTAGTTTTAACAAGAAGTCAAGATACAATATGTTATGGTGGCTCTGTTGATTTAGGTGGTGGTAATGCTACTACTATTTGGTACACAGATGGTGGTGCTGCTGAAATAGGAACAGGTGCTTTTATTACAGTAACTCCATCAGTTTCTTCTTATTATTATGCAAAAGATACAGCAGGTATGTGTCCAAGTGGTCTAAGTTCTATATATGTAGAGGTAAAGCCAGCAATTCCTGCTCCTCAAGTTAATAATTTAACATTCTGTGAAACAGAAGATGTGATACTTTCGGCTGTTCCTGTAAGATATGGCTATAGTTATGCAGCTATTGATGGTTATCCTGGTTATCCTGAAATAGGAGGTATAGAGTTTTCAAGTGCAATAGGTACACCTTATATATATGAGATTGTTCCTTTTGATTTTTCTTTTGGTACAACTTTACCTGTAACTACTAATATAGGGACATTACCTGCGGGTGTATATAACTATTCTGTATTTACTCTTGATGCCCAAGGATGTTATTCGCCATATACAAACTTTACAGTTACAGTGGTAGAACAATTAGAAAAACCAATGGTAGAGCCAGATACTATATGTGAGGGCGAAGATGCTACATTAACGGCTACTGGTTGCAGTGGAGAGGTTAAATGGTATGCAGATGCGGGTTTAACTAATTTATTATTTGTCGGTTCAGAATACACAGCTACTGGATTAGTTGCTGGCTCACATAATTTCTATGTTACTTGTAACTCAAGTGGTAGTTGTTCTAGTGCAGACTCAATGGTTACGGTAATTGTAAATCCTGCTCCAGAATTACCTTACTTTACAAGCGATTATACCATTTGTCAAGGACAAACAGTACCAACAGGCGAAGGTCTTATGGCTTCTTGTGCTGGTGGTACACCAAGTCAAACTGGTATGTTAACTGTTGATGGTACTGGTACTCCAATTATTATAAGTGATGAAGATGGAGCTTTGTATGGCCCAATTTCTTTTGATGCTTCTGCAATTCCAGCTGGTGCTACAGTTACAAGTGTTACTGTAAGTATGACAATGAATCATACTTGGGTATCAGATGTAATTGCAACTTTGAATGCTCCTGTTAGTGGTAGTTTAGAATTTTTACATGCACCATTTGCAGGAGATAATTATGGAAGTAGTGTTGGTACAGTACCTGAAACATATGTTTTTGATGATATGGCATCAAACCCTCCTTTTACATCTCAACCAGGAGACTATGACTGGCCTGCAGGCACATACCAACCAACTTTACCATTGGCATTATTAAGTGGAAATGATGCATCTGGTATATGGACTATGGATATTGAAGATGAAGCATTTGGTGATGGTGGTTCTGTTACTGCCTCAAGTATAACAATAAACTGGATGATTCCTGCTACTGGTGGTGATATTTCTTGGTGGGATGCTCCTGTAGATGGTACGCAAGTTGGTGACGAAATGGTTTTCGTACCTACTGATTATGAAACACTTGATCCAGGTGCTTATACTTTCTATGCTCAATGTGGTGATGCTACTGATTGTGGCAATGGAAGAACACCTGTTACATTTACAGTATTACCTGCATTAACTGCTCCATCTGTTATGGGTGATGATCCAATTTGTGAAAATACTTCTGCTACATTAGAAGCTACAAGTGATGCTGGTACTGTTGAATGGTATGCAGACGCAGATTTAACTATATTACTAGGAACAGGTTCTACTTATACTACGCCAAATTTATCTGCTAATACTACATATTATGCAGTTGCTAATAATGGTATTTGTTTAAGTGCTCCTACTGCTTACGAAGTAGAGGTAATACCTGCTCCTGTTGTTTCTGCCTTCATTGATAACCCAATTTCATTCTTCGGAGAAGTTGAGGTATGTGAAGGAGAGCAAATCTCAATTTATCCTAATTTAGCAGATCCTGTTAATCAAGTTATGTTTTTATATGACCTAAAAGATGTGGATCCTTTGAATGATTGGATTGTAGTTGCTGGTGATGGTGAAGAACTAGAAATAAATGCTAACTCCGATGCTGTATATTGGTTAAGAGTTTATGATTTTGCAACTGGTTGTGTAAGTGATCCAGTTCCATTATATGTAAATGTATTTAATAGAACACCAGCACCAGAGGTTAGAGGTGCAGAAGTTTGTGTTGGTGAAGAAGCTACTATCATAGCAGATTATTCAAACTTTATTAACGATTTTGTTCCTGAGAATCCAGCTACTACAATAGTATGGTGGGATGAGGATTTGAATTTCTTAGCTGAGCATGATATTGACTTATCATTAAATGCTGTTAATGATTCATTGCTTGTTGGTCCATTTACAACTCCAGGTACATATAACTTCTTAGTTGGTACTAGAGTTTATCATGATAATTC
Above is a genomic segment from Chitinophagales bacterium containing:
- a CDS encoding gliding motility-associated C-terminal domain-containing protein yields the protein MLFSLLNEAKAQMNLATNATITVTQRSYNDFAMDGGWVTFIGPIDRCDVSWATRITYISGGAPVLDRYPFGFDNNCNHVIGSGGCPDPSGFAGTGNPACNSSFPENTAVFSLTNNCDIEQVQFQLEGWENEGGGNLDYNAGDANHEFSSLVNVPINVVGTNNYTISTGTSPGYSINYRVDVTAVAMSGIALASGGTICSGQNAELILSGVDPADINIRWYTDAARANFLTSGGSAQTITPTNDPRLINTTNAPITVSYWVTRQLTANCETAPVQIDIIVNPLPTAPDIDGLSEVCSGDTVQLTDLNNNGTYETWWSYDAGEFAADIDPLATGATFTTQPLAQFTTIYAITVDPATGCKSAVDYHDITVNPKPTSPQVEIVDGCMNVFTNFRVNDEQIGFLMHRQYTLADGSVYTFNNTITDTIFNWSYNWNVPGQAYLTVTIEDPNTGCISDPTIQTFNIITIPDAPTANGTSVCNGQSAYLTATGEPNASFSWYADAALTQQLQVGANFTTPALTTNTSYWVTQADSGCASSATQVDVTVTNDNAALVLTRSQDTICYGGSVDLGGGNATTIWYTDGGAAEIGTGAFITVTPSVSSYYYAKDTAGMCPSGLSSIYVEVKPAIPAPQVNNLTFCETEDVILSAVPVRYGYSYAAIDGYPGYPEIGGIEFSSAIGTPYIYEIVPFDFSFGTTLPVTTNIGTLPAGVYNYSVFTLDAQGCYSPYTNFTVTVVEQLEKPMVEPDTICEGEDATLTATGCSGEVKWYADAGLTNLLFVGSEYTATGLVAGSHNFYVTCNSSGSCSSADSMVTVIVNPAPELPYFTSDYTICQGQTVPTGEGLMASCAGGTPSQTGMLTVDGTGTPIIISDEDGALYGPISFDASAIPAGATVTSVTVSMTMNHTWVSDVIATLNAPVSGSLEFLHAPFAGDNYGSSVGTVPETYVFDDMASNPPFTSQPGDYDWPAGTYQPTLPLALLSGNDASGIWTMDIEDEAFGDGGSVTASSITINWMIPATGGDISWWDAPVDGTQVGDEMVFVPTDYETLDPGAYTFYAQCGDATDCGNGRTPVTFTVLPALTAPSVMGDDPICENTSATLEATSDAGTVEWYADADLTILLGTGSTYTTPNLSANTTYYAVANNGICLSAPTAYEVEVIPAPVVSAFIDNPISFFGEVEVCEGEQISIYPNLADPVNQVMFLYDLKDVDPLNDWIVVAGDGEELEINANSDAVYWLRVYDFATGCVSDPVPLYVNVFNRTPAPEVRGAEVCVGEEATIIADYSNFINDFVPENPATTIVWWDEDLNFLAEHDIDLSLNAVNDSLLVGPFTTPGTYNFLVGTRVYHDNSIFLGYCESELSVVTVVVTGVPETPANLYDTICAGESTSFNTGDLGGEVRWYSDEDLTDLIIISNTLNTGILTATTQYWYTVSSNAGCISTAAMAEVFVNELPTLTSVTNNTPICEHSDLELYANTDDATNLTFSWWTNFNGFTSTLQNPVIMDATEVNDEGFYFVKVTDVLTGCVSQTYSTLAVISKFPDNIIADNDGPTCEDGTIQLNATNVFGATYAWTGPNGYTASVRNPIITDVTPDMSGTYTVVVTLGACSSDPATTDVVVYPNPVAYAGEDVSTLQGVPIVLNGSGGTTYQWLPLTNDVFSLEPNNIPNPTFYSDSIGVYELYLTVWDDDHGCSDVDTVVVTVLPNYDLEVPDLITPNGDGINDAFVIKYLENLDQAYTLSVYARAGAKVFETTSYGQDWKGTYKDEQLPDGAYWWVLALEDGTVYKGQLTIKR